One genomic segment of Alicycliphilus denitrificans K601 includes these proteins:
- a CDS encoding ABC transporter ATP-binding protein encodes MTAVSFQSVSKTFPTPRGPFQALHGVSLDIEEGEFFGLLGPNGAGKTTLISILAGLSRATQGRVTVLGHDVQADFARARQCLGVVPQELVFDPFFNVRETLRLQSGYFGVKNNDAWIDELLESLGLADKATANMRQLSGGMKRRVLVAQALVHKPPIIVLDEPTAGVDVELRQTLWQFIARLNKQGHTVLLTTHYLEEAEALCGRIAMLKNGRVVALDSTSELLQSANASVLQFKTDAPLPAALARLARVTGRIVQLPAHDAAEIEHHLAALREAGVASEDVEIRRADLEDVFIKVMGSEAAEAVA; translated from the coding sequence ATGACCGCCGTATCCTTCCAATCCGTCTCCAAGACATTCCCCACGCCCCGCGGGCCGTTCCAGGCCCTGCACGGCGTCAGCCTGGACATCGAGGAGGGCGAATTCTTCGGCCTGCTGGGGCCCAACGGCGCGGGCAAGACCACACTGATCAGCATCCTGGCCGGCCTGTCGCGCGCCACCCAGGGCCGCGTGACGGTGCTGGGCCACGACGTGCAGGCCGACTTCGCGCGCGCACGCCAGTGCCTGGGCGTGGTGCCGCAGGAACTGGTGTTCGACCCGTTCTTCAACGTGCGCGAGACACTGCGCCTGCAGTCGGGCTACTTCGGCGTGAAGAACAACGATGCCTGGATCGACGAACTGCTCGAAAGCCTGGGCCTGGCCGACAAGGCCACGGCCAACATGCGCCAGCTCTCGGGCGGCATGAAGCGGCGCGTGCTGGTGGCGCAGGCGCTGGTGCACAAGCCGCCCATCATCGTGCTGGACGAACCCACGGCCGGCGTGGACGTGGAGCTGCGCCAGACGCTGTGGCAGTTCATCGCCAGGCTCAACAAGCAGGGCCATACGGTGCTGCTCACCACCCATTACCTGGAGGAGGCCGAGGCGCTGTGCGGGCGCATCGCCATGCTCAAGAACGGCCGGGTGGTGGCGCTCGACAGCACCTCCGAGCTGCTGCAGAGCGCCAACGCCAGCGTGCTGCAGTTCAAGACCGATGCGCCGCTGCCCGCGGCGCTGGCGCGGCTCGCGCGCGTGACCGGGCGCATCGTGCAGCTGCCCGCCCATGACGCCGCCGAGATCGAGCACCACCTGGCGGCCCTGCGCGAGGCCGGCGTGGCCAGCGAGGACGTGGAGATCCGCCGCGCCGACCTGGAGGACGTTTTCATCAAGGTGATGGGTTCGGAAGCCGCGGAGGCCGTGGCATGA
- a CDS encoding ABC transporter permease, with amino-acid sequence MTGWQTLFYKEVLRFWKVAFQTVAAPVLTAVLYLLIFSHVLEDRVQVYGQLSYTAFLVPGLVMMSMLQNSFANSSSSLIQSKIMGNLVFVLLTPLSHWAWFTAYVGSSVLRGLLVGLGVFAVTLAFARPAFSALPWVFVFALLGAALLATLGVIAGLWADKFDQMASFQNFLIMPMTFLSGVFYSIHSLPPFWQHASRFNPFFYMIDGFRYGFFGVSDVSPWLSLAIVGGAWLAVSFLALRLLRTGYKIRN; translated from the coding sequence ATGACCGGCTGGCAGACCCTGTTCTACAAGGAGGTGCTGCGCTTCTGGAAGGTGGCCTTCCAGACCGTGGCCGCGCCCGTGCTCACCGCCGTGCTGTACCTGCTGATCTTCAGCCACGTGCTGGAGGACCGCGTGCAGGTCTACGGGCAGCTGAGCTACACCGCCTTCCTGGTGCCGGGCCTGGTGATGATGAGCATGCTGCAGAACTCCTTCGCCAACAGCTCGTCCAGCCTCATCCAGAGCAAGATCATGGGCAACCTGGTGTTCGTGCTGCTCACCCCGCTGTCGCACTGGGCCTGGTTCACGGCCTACGTGGGCTCGTCGGTGCTGCGCGGGCTGCTCGTCGGCCTGGGGGTGTTCGCCGTCACGCTGGCCTTCGCGCGGCCGGCGTTCAGCGCGCTGCCCTGGGTCTTCGTCTTCGCCCTGCTGGGTGCGGCGCTGCTGGCCACGCTGGGCGTGATCGCCGGCCTGTGGGCCGACAAGTTCGACCAGATGGCCTCGTTCCAGAACTTCCTCATCATGCCCATGACGTTCCTGTCGGGCGTGTTCTACTCCATCCACTCGCTGCCACCCTTCTGGCAGCATGCCAGCCGCTTCAACCCGTTCTTCTACATGATCGACGGCTTCCGCTACGGCTTCTTCGGCGTGAGCGACGTTTCGCCCTGGCTCAGCCTGGCCATCGTCGGCGGCGCCTGGCTGGCCGTCAGCTTCCTGGCCCTGCGCCTGCTGCGCACGGGCTACAAGATCCGCAACTGA
- a CDS encoding BolA family protein, with protein sequence MTADQIKDIISAAMACDYITLEGDGRHWYAVIVSAEFEGKRPIQRHQRVYATLGDKMQRDEVHALSMKTFTPAEWAAARQQA encoded by the coding sequence ATGACTGCAGACCAAATCAAAGACATCATCAGCGCCGCCATGGCCTGCGACTACATCACGCTCGAAGGCGACGGCCGCCACTGGTACGCCGTCATCGTTTCCGCCGAGTTCGAGGGCAAGCGCCCGATACAGCGCCACCAGCGCGTCTACGCTACGCTGGGCGACAAGATGCAGCGCGACGAGGTGCATGCGCTGTCGATGAAGACCTTCACCCCGGCCGAGTGGGCGGCGGCGCGGCAGCAGGCCTGA
- the murA gene encoding UDP-N-acetylglucosamine 1-carboxyvinyltransferase has product MDKLLVRGGRALRGEVVISGAKNAALPEMCAALLTDEPVHLINVPRLHDVRTMRRLLDNMGVKTETHGERGGMSFVAPDALSPEAPYELVKTMRASVLALGPLLARFGEATISLPGGCAIGSRPVDQHIKGLQAMGAHIVVEHGYMIAKLPAGQQRLRGARITTDMITVTGTENLLMAATLAEGETVLENAAQEPEVTDLAEMLIAMGARIEGHGTSRIRIQGVERLHGCTHQVVADRIEAGTFLCAVAAAGGEAFLRHARADHLDAVIDKLLEAGARVAAEGDGIRISSPGGAELKAQSFRTTEYPGFPTDMQAQFMALNVVAQGTAMVAETIFENRFMHVNELARLGAQIAIDGRVATVTGGARLSGATVMATDLRASASLVIAGLIASGETLVDRIYHLDRGYDAMEAKLRGLGADIERIQ; this is encoded by the coding sequence ATGGACAAACTACTGGTACGCGGCGGCCGCGCCCTGCGCGGCGAGGTCGTCATCTCCGGCGCCAAGAACGCGGCCCTGCCCGAGATGTGCGCCGCCCTGCTCACCGACGAGCCCGTGCACCTGATCAACGTGCCGCGCCTGCACGACGTGCGCACCATGCGCCGCCTGCTCGACAACATGGGCGTGAAGACCGAGACCCATGGCGAGCGCGGCGGCATGAGCTTCGTCGCGCCCGACGCACTCAGCCCCGAGGCGCCCTACGAGCTGGTCAAGACCATGCGCGCCTCGGTGCTGGCCCTGGGCCCGCTGCTGGCGCGCTTCGGCGAGGCCACGATCTCCCTGCCCGGTGGCTGCGCCATAGGCTCGCGCCCCGTGGACCAGCACATCAAGGGCCTGCAGGCCATGGGCGCCCACATCGTGGTCGAGCATGGCTACATGATCGCCAAGCTGCCCGCGGGCCAGCAGCGCCTGCGCGGCGCGCGCATCACCACCGACATGATCACCGTGACCGGCACCGAGAACCTGCTCATGGCCGCCACGCTGGCCGAGGGCGAGACGGTGCTGGAGAACGCCGCGCAGGAGCCCGAGGTGACCGACCTGGCCGAGATGCTCATCGCCATGGGCGCGCGCATCGAGGGCCACGGCACGAGCCGCATCCGCATCCAGGGTGTGGAGCGGCTGCACGGCTGCACGCATCAGGTGGTGGCCGACCGCATCGAGGCCGGCACCTTCCTGTGCGCCGTGGCGGCCGCGGGCGGCGAGGCCTTCCTGCGCCACGCGCGCGCAGACCACCTGGACGCGGTCATCGACAAGCTGCTGGAGGCCGGCGCGCGCGTGGCGGCCGAGGGCGACGGCATACGCATCAGCAGCCCCGGCGGCGCCGAGCTCAAGGCGCAGAGCTTCCGCACCACCGAATACCCGGGCTTTCCCACCGACATGCAGGCGCAGTTCATGGCGCTGAACGTGGTGGCGCAGGGAACGGCCATGGTGGCCGAGACGATCTTCGAGAACCGCTTCATGCACGTCAACGAACTGGCGCGCCTGGGCGCGCAGATCGCCATCGACGGCCGCGTGGCCACGGTGACGGGCGGCGCGCGGCTCTCGGGCGCCACCGTCATGGCCACCGACCTGCGCGCCTCGGCCAGCCTGGTGATCGCCGGCCTGATCGCCAGCGGCGAGACCCTGGTGGACCGCATCTACCACCTGGACCGCGGCTACGACGCCATGGAAGCCAAGCTGCGCGGCCTGGGCGCGGACATCGAAAGAATCCAATGA
- the hisG gene encoding ATP phosphoribosyltransferase, producing MTQQITLALSKGRIFEETLPLLAAAGIEVLEDPEKSRKLILPTSRPEVRVVLVRATDVPTYVQYGGADLGVAGKDSLIEHGGQGLFRPLDLQIAKCRVSVAVRAGFDYRAAVTQGSRLKVATKYTSIARDFFSAKGVHVDMIKLYGSMELAPLTGLADAIVDLVSTGNTLKANNLVEVEQIMDISSHLVVNQAALKLKQAPLKRIIDAFASAVPQG from the coding sequence ATGACGCAGCAGATCACCCTGGCCCTGTCCAAGGGCCGAATCTTCGAGGAAACCCTGCCGCTGCTGGCTGCCGCCGGCATCGAGGTGCTGGAGGACCCCGAGAAGTCGCGCAAGCTCATCCTGCCCACCAGCCGCCCCGAGGTGCGCGTGGTGCTGGTGCGCGCCACCGACGTGCCCACCTACGTGCAGTACGGCGGCGCCGACCTGGGCGTGGCGGGCAAGGACTCGCTCATCGAGCATGGCGGCCAGGGGCTGTTTCGCCCGCTGGATCTGCAGATCGCCAAGTGCCGCGTGAGCGTGGCCGTGCGCGCGGGCTTCGACTACCGCGCGGCCGTCACCCAGGGCTCGCGCCTGAAGGTGGCCACCAAGTACACCAGCATCGCGCGCGACTTCTTCTCGGCCAAGGGCGTGCACGTGGACATGATCAAGCTCTACGGCAGCATGGAGCTGGCGCCGCTCACGGGCCTGGCCGACGCCATCGTGGACCTGGTCTCCACCGGCAATACGCTCAAGGCCAACAACTTGGTCGAGGTGGAGCAAATCATGGACATCAGCTCCCACCTCGTGGTGAACCAGGCGGCGCTGAAATTGAAGCAGGCGCCGCTCAAGCGCATCATCGACGCGTTCGCTTCCGCCGTTCCCCAGGGTTGA
- the hisD gene encoding histidinol dehydrogenase — protein MQFVAAPARLSTVSDAFEADFAARLHWSADQDAAIEERVAAILADVQQRGDAAVLDYTRRFDGLQADGVAALELTQAELKAAYDGLPDAQRQALSAAAARVRSYHEAQKKACGESWSYRDEDGTLLGQKVTPLDRVGIYVPGGKAAYPSSVLMNAIPAHVAGVPEIIMVVPTPRGEKNPLVLAAACVAGVTRAFTIGGAQAVAALAHGTATIPKVDKITGPGNAYVASAKKRVFGQVGIDMIAGPSEILVLADGSTPPDWVAMDLFSQAEHDELAQSILLCPDAAYIDAVQREIDRLLPQMPRAEIIARSLTGRGALIHTRSMEEACEISNRIAPEHLEVSSRDPHKWEPLLRHAGAIFLGAYTSESLGDYCAGPNHVLPTSGTARFSSPLGVYDFQKRSSLIEVSEQGAQALGRIASVLAHGEGLQGHARAAEMRLK, from the coding sequence ATGCAATTCGTAGCTGCTCCCGCCCGCCTGTCAACCGTTTCAGACGCTTTCGAGGCTGATTTCGCGGCCCGCCTGCACTGGTCGGCCGACCAGGACGCAGCCATCGAGGAACGCGTGGCCGCCATCCTGGCCGACGTGCAGCAGCGCGGCGACGCGGCCGTGCTCGACTACACCCGGCGCTTCGACGGCCTGCAGGCCGACGGCGTGGCCGCGCTGGAACTCACGCAGGCCGAACTCAAGGCCGCCTACGACGGCCTGCCCGATGCGCAGCGCCAGGCCTTGAGCGCCGCCGCCGCGCGCGTGCGCAGCTACCACGAGGCGCAGAAGAAAGCCTGCGGCGAGAGCTGGAGCTACCGCGACGAGGACGGCACCCTGCTGGGCCAGAAGGTCACGCCGCTCGACCGCGTGGGCATCTACGTGCCCGGCGGCAAGGCGGCCTACCCGAGCAGCGTGCTCATGAACGCCATCCCCGCCCACGTGGCCGGCGTGCCCGAGATCATCATGGTCGTGCCCACGCCCAGGGGCGAGAAGAACCCGCTGGTGCTGGCCGCCGCCTGCGTGGCCGGCGTCACGCGCGCCTTCACCATCGGCGGCGCGCAGGCCGTGGCCGCGCTGGCCCACGGCACGGCCACCATCCCGAAGGTGGACAAGATCACCGGCCCCGGCAACGCCTACGTGGCCAGCGCCAAGAAGCGCGTGTTCGGCCAGGTGGGCATCGACATGATCGCGGGCCCGAGCGAAATCCTGGTGCTGGCCGACGGCAGCACGCCGCCCGACTGGGTGGCCATGGACCTGTTCTCGCAGGCCGAGCACGACGAGCTCGCCCAGTCCATCCTGCTGTGCCCCGACGCCGCCTACATCGACGCAGTGCAGCGCGAGATCGACCGCCTGCTGCCCCAGATGCCGCGCGCCGAAATCATCGCCAGGAGCCTCACGGGCCGCGGCGCGCTGATCCACACGCGCAGCATGGAAGAGGCCTGCGAAATCTCCAACCGCATCGCGCCCGAGCACCTGGAAGTCTCCAGCCGCGACCCGCACAAGTGGGAGCCGCTGCTCAGGCACGCGGGTGCCATCTTCCTGGGCGCCTATACCAGCGAAAGCCTGGGCGACTACTGCGCCGGCCCCAACCACGTGCTGCCCACGAGCGGCACGGCGCGCTTCTCGTCGCCCCTGGGCGTGTACGACTTCCAGAAGCGCAGCAGCCTCATCGAGGTCAGCGAGCAGGGCGCCCAGGCGCTGGGCCGCATCGCCAGCGTGCTGGCGCACGGGGAAGGCCTGCAGGGGCATGCGCGCGCGGCGGAGATGCGGCTGAAGTAG
- a CDS encoding DUF6364 family protein has translation MKNLTITVEDSVLEWARVEAARRGTSVSRMVGDFMAEMMQREDAYERAYLAWRTDERGWQGPAAADAPEMQARSASLKRTGGQKRPRNGAAA, from the coding sequence GTGAAGAACCTCACCATCACCGTCGAAGACAGCGTGCTCGAATGGGCGCGCGTGGAGGCAGCCCGGCGCGGCACCAGCGTCTCGCGCATGGTGGGCGACTTCATGGCCGAGATGATGCAGCGCGAGGACGCCTACGAGCGCGCCTATCTCGCCTGGCGCACGGACGAGCGCGGCTGGCAGGGGCCGGCCGCGGCTGATGCTCCTGAAATGCAAGCGCGCAGCGCAAGTCTGAAGCGCACTGGAGGCCAAAAACGTCCAAGGAACGGAGCCGCCGCATGA
- a CDS encoding PIN domain-containing protein produces MSAMGTVFVDTSVLIAAEDVAGGDLYRATLDWLDALWRMRTGRTGNQALVEFYDQVTTAATPMPQGDARAAIRRYQTWAPWKTDAATLETAWAVQARHQLNFGDCLAVACAQHSGCSHMLSLHLPHGAEFGGVTVLHPLRQPAPAPQEGA; encoded by the coding sequence ATGAGCGCCATGGGGACGGTGTTCGTCGACACCTCCGTGCTGATCGCGGCGGAGGACGTGGCCGGCGGCGACCTCTACCGCGCCACGCTGGACTGGCTGGACGCGCTGTGGCGCATGCGCACGGGCCGCACCGGCAACCAGGCGCTCGTGGAGTTCTACGACCAGGTGACTACCGCGGCCACGCCCATGCCGCAGGGCGACGCGCGCGCCGCCATCCGCCGCTACCAGACCTGGGCGCCCTGGAAGACCGACGCCGCCACGCTGGAGACCGCCTGGGCCGTGCAGGCGCGCCACCAGCTTAACTTCGGCGACTGCCTGGCCGTGGCCTGTGCCCAGCACAGCGGCTGCAGCCACATGCTGAGCCTGCACCTGCCCCATGGCGCGGAATTCGGCGGCGTGACCGTGCTGCACCCGCTGCGGCAGCCGGCCCCCGCGCCGCAAGAAGGCGCCTGA
- a CDS encoding pyridoxal phosphate-dependent aminotransferase, with translation MTDATPQSLALQRIRADVRAMHAYAVHDATGYLKMDAMENPFGLPPALQAALGQRLGQLALNRYPGTRQNDLKAALAAHALAPEGSALILGNGSDELIGLVQLACARRDASGPAKVLAPAPGFVMYAMCAQQHGLQYVGVDLDGEFQLREQAMLDAIAEHRPALTFLAYPNNPTATLWDEAVVQRIADAVAEVGGIVVMDEAYQPFASRSWIDRMRAEPARNGHVLLMRTLSKFGLAGVRLGYMIGPAALVHEIDKLRPPYNVSVLNCEAALFALEHAGVFAAQAAELRAARTDLLAALRAMPGVEKVWDSQANMVLVRVADSARAYEGMKACKILVKNVSTMHPSLANCLRLTVGSHADNAQMLAALQASL, from the coding sequence ATGACCGATGCCACCCCCCAATCCCTGGCCTTGCAGCGCATCCGGGCCGACGTGCGCGCCATGCACGCCTATGCAGTGCATGACGCCACCGGCTACCTGAAGATGGACGCAATGGAGAACCCCTTCGGCCTGCCGCCCGCGCTGCAGGCCGCGCTGGGCCAGCGCCTGGGGCAGCTCGCGCTCAACCGCTATCCGGGCACGCGCCAGAACGACCTGAAAGCCGCGCTGGCCGCCCATGCGCTCGCGCCCGAGGGCAGCGCGCTCATCCTGGGCAACGGCTCGGACGAGCTCATCGGCCTGGTGCAGCTGGCCTGCGCGCGCCGCGACGCCAGCGGCCCGGCCAAGGTGCTGGCGCCCGCGCCGGGCTTCGTGATGTACGCCATGTGCGCGCAGCAGCACGGCCTGCAGTACGTGGGCGTGGATCTGGACGGCGAGTTCCAGCTTCGCGAGCAGGCCATGCTGGATGCGATCGCCGAGCACCGCCCGGCCCTGACCTTCCTGGCCTATCCCAACAACCCCACGGCCACGCTGTGGGACGAGGCAGTGGTGCAGCGCATCGCCGATGCCGTGGCCGAAGTGGGCGGCATCGTGGTCATGGACGAGGCCTACCAGCCCTTCGCCAGCCGCAGCTGGATCGATCGCATGCGCGCCGAGCCCGCGCGCAACGGCCACGTGCTGCTGATGCGCACGCTCAGCAAGTTCGGCCTGGCCGGCGTGCGCCTGGGCTACATGATCGGCCCGGCCGCGCTGGTGCACGAGATCGACAAGCTGCGCCCGCCCTACAACGTGAGCGTGCTCAATTGCGAGGCGGCGCTGTTCGCGCTGGAGCACGCCGGCGTGTTCGCCGCCCAGGCGGCCGAGCTGCGCGCCGCGCGCACCGACCTGCTGGCCGCGCTGCGCGCCATGCCGGGCGTCGAGAAGGTGTGGGACAGCCAGGCCAACATGGTGCTGGTGCGCGTGGCGGATTCCGCCAGGGCGTACGAGGGCATGAAGGCGTGCAAGATCCTCGTCAAGAACGTTTCTACAATGCACCCATCGCTGGCCAACTGCCTGCGTCTGACGGTGGGCAGCCATGCCGACAACGCCCAGATGCTCGCGGCGCTCCAGGCATCCCTATGA
- the hisB gene encoding imidazoleglycerol-phosphate dehydratase HisB: MTSSALVTSSPDPCADRTAEVSRNTAETRISVRVNLDGTGQASLHTGIGFFDHMLDQIARHGLIDLDVRCDGDLHIDGHHTVEDVGITLGQAFARAVGDKKGIRRYGHAYVPLDEALSRVVVDFSGRPGLHLHIPFTAASIGGFDTQLTYEFFQGFVNHAGVTLHIDNLKGINAHHQCETVFKAFARALRAALERDPRAAGVIPSTKGSL, translated from the coding sequence ATGACTTCCTCCGCACTCGTCACTTCCTCCCCGGACCCCTGCGCCGACCGCACGGCCGAGGTCAGCCGCAACACCGCCGAGACGCGCATCAGCGTGCGCGTGAACCTCGACGGCACGGGCCAGGCCAGCCTGCACACGGGCATAGGCTTCTTCGACCACATGCTCGACCAGATCGCGCGCCACGGCCTGATCGACCTGGACGTGCGCTGCGACGGCGACCTGCACATCGACGGCCACCACACCGTGGAGGACGTGGGCATCACGCTGGGCCAGGCCTTCGCGCGCGCCGTGGGCGACAAGAAGGGCATACGCCGCTACGGCCATGCCTACGTGCCGCTCGACGAGGCGCTCTCGCGCGTGGTGGTCGATTTCTCGGGCCGCCCGGGTCTGCACCTGCACATCCCGTTCACGGCGGCCAGCATCGGCGGCTTCGACACGCAGCTCACCTACGAGTTCTTCCAGGGCTTCGTGAACCACGCGGGCGTGACGCTGCACATCGACAACCTCAAGGGCATCAACGCGCACCACCAGTGCGAAACAGTGTTCAAGGCCTTCGCGCGCGCGCTGCGCGCGGCGCTGGAACGCGACCCGCGCGCGGCGGGCGTGATCCCGTCCACCAAGGGGTCCCTGTAG
- the hisH gene encoding imidazole glycerol phosphate synthase subunit HisH codes for MNSEVKTVVVVDYGMGNLRSVSQAVQAAAEGSGWRVAVSASPEQVRAAQRVVLPGQGAMPDCMRELRESGLLEPVLEAAASKPLFGVCVGMQMLLDHSAEGDTPGLGLIPGEVLKFDLAGRTQPDGSRYKVPQMGWNRVRQIRHAGIVHPVWAGVPDDSYFYFVHSFYARPADPAHVAGEADYGVPFAAAIARDNIFATQFHPEKSAEHGLALYRNFLHWNP; via the coding sequence ATGAATAGTGAAGTAAAAACCGTCGTCGTCGTGGACTACGGCATGGGCAACCTGCGCTCCGTTTCGCAGGCCGTGCAGGCCGCGGCCGAGGGCAGCGGCTGGCGCGTGGCCGTCAGCGCCAGCCCCGAGCAGGTGCGCGCCGCCCAGCGCGTGGTGCTGCCGGGCCAGGGCGCCATGCCCGACTGCATGCGCGAGCTGCGCGAGTCCGGCCTGCTCGAACCCGTGCTGGAGGCCGCGGCCTCCAAGCCGCTGTTCGGCGTGTGCGTGGGCATGCAGATGCTGCTGGACCACAGCGCCGAGGGCGACACTCCCGGCCTGGGCCTGATTCCCGGCGAGGTGCTCAAGTTCGACCTGGCCGGCCGCACTCAGCCCGACGGCAGCCGCTACAAGGTGCCGCAGATGGGCTGGAACCGCGTGCGCCAGATACGCCATGCGGGCATCGTCCACCCGGTCTGGGCGGGCGTGCCCGACGACAGCTACTTCTACTTCGTGCACAGCTTCTACGCGCGTCCGGCCGACCCGGCGCACGTGGCGGGCGAGGCCGACTACGGCGTGCCCTTTGCCGCGGCCATCGCACGCGATAATATTTTCGCCACCCAGTTCCACCCGGAGAAGAGCGCCGAGCACGGGCTGGCGCTCTATCGCAACTTCCTGCACTGGAATCCCTGA
- the hisA gene encoding 1-(5-phosphoribosyl)-5-[(5-phosphoribosylamino)methylideneamino]imidazole-4-carboxamide isomerase: MLLIPAIDLKDGHCVRLKQGDMDQSTTFGEDPAAMARKWVDAGARRLHLVDLNGAFAGQPKNKAAIKAILAEVGSDIPVQLGGGIRDLDTIERYIDAGLEYVIIGTAAVKNPGFLKDACSAFGGHIIVGLDAKDGKVATDGWSKLTGHEVVDLARKFEDWGVESIIYTDIGRDGMLSGINVEATVKLAQALTIPVIASGGLAGMADIEKLCEVEDEGVEGVICGRAIYSGDLDFAAAQARADELAGA; encoded by the coding sequence ATGTTGCTCATCCCCGCCATCGACCTCAAGGACGGCCATTGCGTTCGCCTCAAGCAAGGTGACATGGACCAATCGACCACCTTCGGCGAAGACCCCGCCGCCATGGCGCGCAAATGGGTCGATGCCGGCGCGCGTCGCCTGCACCTCGTGGACCTGAACGGTGCCTTCGCGGGCCAGCCCAAGAACAAGGCGGCCATCAAGGCCATCCTGGCCGAGGTGGGCTCGGACATCCCGGTGCAGCTAGGCGGCGGCATCCGCGACCTGGACACCATCGAGCGCTACATCGACGCGGGCCTGGAGTACGTCATCATCGGCACGGCGGCGGTGAAGAACCCGGGCTTCCTCAAGGACGCCTGCAGCGCCTTCGGCGGCCACATCATCGTGGGCCTCGATGCCAAGGACGGCAAGGTCGCCACCGACGGCTGGAGCAAGCTCACCGGCCACGAGGTGGTGGACCTGGCCAGGAAGTTCGAGGACTGGGGCGTCGAGTCCATCATCTACACCGACATCGGCCGCGACGGCATGCTCTCGGGCATCAACGTCGAGGCCACCGTGAAGCTCGCGCAGGCCCTCACCATCCCCGTGATCGCCTCGGGCGGCCTGGCCGGCATGGCCGACATCGAAAAGCTCTGCGAAGTCGAGGACGAGGGCGTGGAGGGCGTGATCTGCGGCCGCGCCATCTACTCGGGCGACCTGGACTTCGCCGCGGCCCAGGCGCGCGCCGACGAGCTGGCCGGCGCGTAG
- a CDS encoding spherulation-specific family 4 protein, producing MHLRSRPSHSLAASLLTLAAALTGCGGGSGQGSDSGSSPAASSAEVAFTAPAEADNVHTVNTPVQLQLSVKIAGAAAPDGTAITLSGPASASFAPVQPQTRGGVATSSLTAAQAGEMQLQALAAATQDKAGAATRTLYIRPQPQPLELLVPAYFSAGPGSDWEKLASGAQSFPAVPITAILNPSNGIFTKEDPLFTAAITAFRQNGGKVLGYVYTRYGTGARSVADIQRNIDNYRKIYGTQVDGFFLDEMDATSKQLGFYREIYQYIKGLDSRLRVVGNPGTYPVADSASVVDALVSFEGQAVDYRSVTPQPANKWVYNLANGAQAALVHDAANCGAMQEVLRSANTPQRNTGLVYATDRHYDYPTNTGNPWATLPAYWEQMLGTADAINKGRALPGC from the coding sequence ATGCATCTCCGTTCGCGCCCCTCTCATTCCCTTGCCGCATCTCTGCTGACCCTGGCCGCGGCCTTGACCGGCTGCGGCGGTGGATCGGGCCAGGGAAGCGACTCCGGCTCTTCGCCCGCCGCATCCAGCGCCGAGGTGGCCTTCACCGCCCCCGCCGAAGCCGACAACGTGCATACCGTCAACACTCCCGTGCAACTGCAGCTGAGCGTCAAGATCGCCGGCGCGGCGGCACCCGACGGCACGGCCATCACCCTGAGCGGCCCGGCCAGCGCCAGCTTCGCGCCCGTGCAGCCGCAGACCCGCGGCGGGGTGGCCACCTCCAGCCTGACCGCCGCGCAAGCCGGCGAGATGCAGTTGCAGGCCCTCGCGGCGGCAACGCAGGACAAGGCCGGCGCCGCCACGCGCACGCTGTACATCCGCCCGCAGCCCCAGCCGCTGGAACTGCTGGTCCCGGCGTACTTCAGCGCGGGCCCCGGTTCGGATTGGGAAAAGCTGGCCAGCGGCGCGCAGAGTTTTCCGGCGGTGCCCATCACGGCCATCCTGAACCCGAGCAACGGCATCTTCACGAAGGAAGACCCCCTGTTCACGGCGGCCATCACCGCCTTCCGGCAAAACGGCGGAAAGGTGCTGGGCTACGTCTACACCCGCTATGGCACAGGAGCGCGCTCGGTCGCCGACATCCAGCGCAACATCGACAACTACCGCAAGATCTACGGCACGCAGGTCGATGGTTTCTTTCTCGACGAGATGGACGCGACCAGCAAGCAGCTGGGCTTCTACCGCGAGATCTACCAGTACATCAAGGGCCTGGACTCCCGGTTGCGCGTGGTGGGCAACCCTGGCACCTACCCGGTCGCCGATTCCGCCAGCGTGGTCGATGCCCTTGTGAGCTTCGAGGGCCAGGCCGTCGATTACCGCAGCGTCACCCCCCAGCCCGCAAACAAGTGGGTCTACAACCTGGCCAACGGCGCGCAGGCGGCGCTGGTGCATGACGCGGCGAATTGCGGCGCCATGCAGGAGGTGCTGCGGTCCGCCAACACGCCTCAGCGCAACACCGGCCTGGTCTACGCCACGGACCGGCACTATGACTACCCCACGAACACGGGCAACCCCTGGGCCACGCTTCCGGCCTATTGGGAGCAGATGCTGGGCACGGCGGACGCCATCAACAAGGGCCGCGCCCTGCCCGGCTGCTGA